Proteins encoded within one genomic window of Granulicella pectinivorans:
- a CDS encoding Uma2 family endonuclease codes for MATSTQIPLAEYLATSYRPDREYIDGEVVERNMGTWEHGRLQMLLGIWFGQHEAEWGVMVAAEWRTQVSETRIRIPDVTVVISGPQTPVLHDAPLLLIEILSPDDTYSATERKAQDYMRMGVNTVWIIDPETRTGRMCIGATWTAATRLEVPGTPIYVELPNLFAGLAPTR; via the coding sequence ATGGCCACCTCGACCCAAATCCCGCTCGCCGAGTACCTCGCAACCTCCTACCGGCCCGACCGCGAGTACATCGACGGTGAAGTCGTGGAGCGGAACATGGGCACATGGGAGCACGGAAGGCTACAGATGCTGCTGGGGATTTGGTTTGGCCAGCATGAAGCTGAATGGGGAGTGATGGTCGCCGCGGAGTGGCGCACCCAGGTCAGTGAAACGCGCATCCGTATCCCAGATGTCACCGTAGTCATCTCCGGTCCACAAACCCCGGTCCTCCACGACGCTCCCCTCCTTCTCATCGAGATTCTCTCCCCCGACGATACCTACTCCGCCACCGAGCGTAAGGCTCAGGATTACATGCGGATGGGCGTAAACACCGTCTGGATCATAGACCCTGAGACCCGCACTGGTCGCATGTGCATCGGAGCCACCTGGACCGCGGCCACCCGCCTAGAAGTCCCCGGCACACCGATCTACGTCGAACTACCCAACCTCTTCGCCGGCCTCGCTCCCACCCGTTAG
- the dnaE gene encoding DNA polymerase III subunit alpha: protein MAAEFTHLHLHTDYSLLDGACDVDKLAGHLKKIGQTAAAMTDHGNIFGAVHFFDAMQKKGIKPILGCELYICKNEDHRAAPEGDKYNHMLVLAENEAGYRNLVRLTSEAALHGFYRKPRVSKNFLAKHSEGLIGFSGCLAGEVNQHLMQNKYDEAMRAAGQYQDIFGKGNFFLEIQDHGLEPDKNVCDQLFKMEKDLDIPLIATNDAHYVGADDSRAHEILLCVQTAGSMNDPNRFKFDTQEFYIKSAEEMLRTFSQTPEVCTRTMQFIDRCNLKMTKVADPFPVFECPDGMTLDEYFEDVCRKGLRKRLDTAIAHLQSRGLLKKTIADYEARLNRELGIIKSMKFPGYFMIVWDFIRYAREQNIPVGPGRGSAAGSLVAYVMEITDVDPLQNELLFERFLNPERVSMPDIDIDFCMNRRGEVIEYVRRKYGNDQVAQIITFNTMAAKAAIKDVGRALDMPYGEVDRIAKMIPPTIGITIDQALKDSPPLAAAYESDARIKEVIDAALRLEGLVRGAGVHAAGVVIAPQPLTELVPVTRTKDESIVTAYDMKAVEKMGLLKMDFLGLTTLTVIDDCLKLIKSNRGEDVDLATIPLDDMETYEKVYHRALTSGVFQFESGGMRDVLRRYKPTTVEDLTALNALYRPGPIQGGMIDDFIERKWGRRPVEYLLPELEGLLKETLGVIVYQEQVMQISNVLAGYSLGDADLLRRAMGKKDAAEMDKQRQRFMEGAAKNKHPKDMAGKIFDLMAQFAGYGFNKSHSAAYALLAYHTAWLKTHYPTEFMAALLTSETSKPENVVKYIQECREMAISVTPPNVQVSATAFTPVQDTILFGMSAIKNVGHNAIQSIIDARNALQAEGKKGFDSLWEFCEKVDLRLLNKRVLESLIKAGAMDEFGPRARVMAALDKAMEGAIKAQKDAAAGQHGLFGIFDDGPVAGGASKAHELPAAAEWDEHTRLQNEKDVLGFFVSGHPMDKYREKLRNMKVVDTARAIEMKPEPQVFRRGGGNDTQGEIAIAGVITGLKVAKSKRSGEMYAQAALEDTVGKIELIAFPQSYEKLAEKLKIDVPVLVRGVLRGEEDSAPKLAINSIQALEDVKLKLPVALRIKIPLHAPDEAMLDKLYAVFQGSPGGAKMLLDLEEPGEFCVVLEPQGCMVAADKLFIDRVEEVVGAGAVRVIE, encoded by the coding sequence ATGGCTGCAGAATTTACCCACCTTCATCTCCACACTGATTATTCGCTCCTCGATGGAGCCTGCGACGTCGACAAACTAGCCGGACATTTGAAGAAGATCGGCCAGACGGCGGCGGCGATGACCGATCATGGCAACATCTTCGGAGCTGTCCACTTCTTCGACGCGATGCAGAAGAAGGGGATCAAACCGATCCTGGGGTGTGAGCTTTATATCTGCAAGAACGAGGACCATCGGGCCGCGCCGGAGGGCGATAAGTACAACCACATGCTGGTGCTGGCGGAGAATGAGGCCGGGTATCGCAATCTGGTGAGGCTGACATCCGAGGCGGCGCTGCATGGGTTCTATCGCAAGCCGCGTGTGTCGAAGAACTTTCTGGCGAAGCACTCGGAGGGGCTGATCGGGTTTTCGGGGTGCCTGGCGGGTGAGGTGAACCAGCACCTGATGCAGAACAAGTACGACGAGGCCATGCGGGCGGCAGGGCAGTACCAGGACATCTTTGGGAAGGGCAACTTCTTTCTGGAGATTCAGGACCATGGTCTCGAGCCGGACAAGAATGTCTGCGATCAGTTGTTCAAGATGGAGAAGGATCTCGACATCCCCCTGATCGCGACGAATGACGCGCACTATGTGGGGGCGGACGACTCGCGCGCGCACGAGATTCTGCTGTGCGTGCAGACGGCGGGGTCGATGAACGATCCGAACCGCTTCAAGTTCGACACGCAGGAGTTCTACATCAAGTCGGCTGAGGAGATGCTGCGGACGTTCTCGCAGACGCCCGAGGTGTGCACGCGGACGATGCAGTTTATCGACCGCTGCAACCTGAAGATGACGAAGGTTGCCGATCCGTTCCCGGTGTTCGAATGCCCGGATGGGATGACGCTCGATGAGTATTTCGAGGATGTGTGCCGAAAAGGGTTACGTAAACGTCTGGATACCGCCATTGCTCATCTTCAGAGCCGCGGACTGCTCAAGAAGACGATTGCGGATTATGAGGCGCGGTTGAATCGCGAGCTTGGCATCATCAAGAGCATGAAGTTTCCGGGCTACTTCATGATCGTGTGGGACTTTATCCGTTATGCACGAGAGCAGAACATTCCGGTAGGCCCGGGCCGTGGTTCGGCGGCGGGTTCGCTGGTGGCTTACGTAATGGAGATCACGGACGTCGATCCGTTGCAGAATGAACTACTGTTTGAACGCTTTCTGAATCCGGAACGCGTGTCCATGCCCGATATCGATATCGACTTCTGCATGAACCGCCGTGGTGAAGTGATCGAGTACGTCCGGCGCAAGTACGGCAACGATCAGGTCGCGCAGATCATCACGTTCAATACGATGGCGGCGAAGGCTGCTATCAAGGACGTCGGACGCGCGTTGGACATGCCGTACGGTGAGGTCGATCGCATTGCGAAGATGATTCCGCCGACGATCGGCATCACAATCGATCAGGCTTTGAAGGACTCGCCGCCGCTGGCCGCAGCGTATGAGAGTGACGCGCGTATCAAGGAAGTGATCGACGCCGCTCTGAGGCTGGAGGGGCTGGTCCGTGGAGCGGGTGTTCATGCTGCCGGTGTGGTGATTGCGCCGCAGCCTTTGACGGAGTTGGTGCCCGTTACGCGGACGAAGGACGAGTCCATTGTGACGGCGTACGACATGAAGGCCGTCGAAAAGATGGGCCTGCTCAAGATGGACTTTCTTGGGCTGACTACGCTGACGGTCATCGATGACTGCCTGAAGCTGATCAAGTCGAACCGTGGTGAGGATGTCGATCTTGCGACGATTCCGCTGGACGACATGGAGACCTATGAGAAGGTCTATCATCGTGCGCTTACTTCGGGTGTGTTCCAGTTTGAATCGGGTGGCATGCGCGATGTGCTGCGGCGCTATAAGCCGACTACGGTGGAGGATCTGACCGCGCTGAATGCGCTCTATCGTCCGGGGCCAATTCAGGGCGGTATGATCGACGACTTCATCGAGCGCAAGTGGGGACGGCGCCCGGTGGAGTATCTGCTGCCGGAGCTTGAGGGCCTGCTGAAGGAGACGCTGGGCGTCATCGTTTACCAGGAGCAGGTCATGCAGATCTCAAACGTGCTTGCAGGCTATTCGCTCGGCGACGCGGATCTTCTGCGGCGCGCGATGGGTAAGAAAGACGCGGCCGAGATGGATAAGCAACGGCAGCGCTTTATGGAGGGTGCGGCGAAGAACAAGCACCCGAAGGATATGGCCGGGAAGATCTTCGATCTGATGGCGCAGTTCGCGGGATACGGCTTCAACAAGTCGCACTCGGCGGCGTATGCGTTGCTGGCGTATCACACGGCGTGGCTGAAGACACACTATCCGACAGAGTTCATGGCGGCGCTGCTGACGAGTGAAACGTCGAAGCCGGAGAACGTGGTGAAGTACATTCAGGAGTGCCGCGAGATGGCGATCTCGGTGACGCCCCCGAATGTGCAGGTTTCGGCGACTGCGTTTACTCCGGTGCAGGACACCATTCTGTTTGGGATGTCGGCGATCAAGAACGTGGGGCACAATGCGATTCAGTCGATCATCGACGCGAGGAACGCACTGCAGGCAGAAGGGAAGAAGGGTTTCGATTCTCTGTGGGAGTTTTGCGAGAAGGTCGACCTGCGTCTGCTGAACAAGAGGGTGTTGGAGTCGCTGATCAAGGCTGGCGCGATGGATGAGTTCGGGCCGCGCGCGCGGGTAATGGCTGCTCTCGACAAGGCGATGGAAGGTGCGATCAAGGCGCAGAAGGATGCGGCAGCGGGACAGCATGGGCTGTTCGGTATCTTCGACGATGGCCCGGTTGCTGGAGGCGCTTCGAAGGCGCACGAGTTGCCTGCCGCTGCGGAGTGGGATGAGCACACGCGGTTGCAGAACGAGAAGGATGTGCTGGGCTTCTTCGTGAGCGGGCACCCGATGGATAAGTATCGGGAAAAGTTACGGAATATGAAGGTCGTCGACACGGCCCGGGCGATCGAGATGAAGCCGGAGCCGCAGGTGTTTCGGCGGGGTGGTGGAAACGACACGCAGGGTGAGATTGCGATTGCCGGTGTGATCACTGGACTGAAGGTCGCGAAGTCGAAGCGGTCGGGTGAGATGTATGCGCAGGCCGCGCTTGAAGATACGGTCGGCAAGATCGAGTTGATTGCGTTTCCGCAGAGCTATGAGAAGCTCGCGGAGAAGCTGAAGATCGATGTGCCGGTGCTGGTGCGGGGCGTGTTGCGCGGTGAAGAGGACTCGGCTCCGAAACTGGCGATCAACAGCATCCAGGCGCTTGAAGATGTGAAGCTGAAGCTGCCGGTGGCGCTGCGGATCAAGATTCCGCTGCACGCTCCGGATGAGGCAATGCTGGATAAGCTCTATGCGGTCTTCCAGGGCTCGCCGGGAGGCGCCAAGATGCTGCTCGATCTGGAAGAGCCGGGTGAGTTCTGCGTGGTATTGGAACCGCAGGGATGCATGGTGGCGGCGGATAAGCTGTTCATCGACCGTGTGGAAGAAGTCGTGGGCGCAGGTGCTGTGCGGGTGATCGAATAA